One genomic window of Metopolophium dirhodum isolate CAU chromosome 4, ASM1992520v1, whole genome shotgun sequence includes the following:
- the LOC132943427 gene encoding RNA-binding protein squid-like produces MTQQPNANGRSNGPGRDDDKKLFVGGLGRTISEKELREYFTQYGEIENINIKTDPFSGQSRGFAFVQFVNAKTVDDLLAAGDHFIANKKVDPKRVTKKVNPLRCKIFVGGLTTEMTEQDVRNYFVQFGQISEYQQPFDKMKNQKKGFCFITFEDSEVVNQVLKNPKQVINGKEVDVKKVKFNPETMTAPGTRTGGPVGATRGGAPATFGLRPAYPGYMAPAAASPYGTAADYGYAANAYDAYGAYGGYDYSAIGYGGGGGGGGGGGGGGYPAQAYGGGKYRETTYPRHAPY; encoded by the exons ATGACGCAGCAACCGAACGCCAACGGCCGGTCCAATGGGCCCGGCCGGGATGACGACAAGAAACTATTTGTCGGCGGCCTAGGTAGGACCATTAGCGAGAAAGAATTACGCGAGTACTTCACGCAGTATGGCGAGATCGAAAACATCAACATCAAGACCGACCCGTTTTCCGGACAGTCCAGAGGGTTTGCGTTTGTGCAGTTCGTCAACGCCAAGACCGTGGACGATTTGTTGGCCGCTGGTGATCATTTTATTGCGAATAAAAAAGTTGATCCGAAGAGG GTAACAAAGAAAGTTAATCCACTGCGTTGTAAAATTTTTGTTGGAGGCTTAACTACTGAAATGACTGAACAAGATGTACggaattattttgttcaatttgGTCAAATATCCGAATATCAACAACCTTTTGATAAAATGAAAAACCAAAAGAAAGGTTTTTGTTTCATAACGTTTGAGGATTCCGAAGTCGTTAATCAAGTTTTGAAAAATCCCAAACAAGTTATTAATGGTAAAGAAGTAGATGTAAAAAAAGTCAAGTTCAACCCTGAAACAATGACCGCTCCTGGAACCAGGACTGGTGGTCCAGTAGGTGCCACTAGAGGAGGAGCACCTGCTACTTTTGGCTTGAGACCAGCATATCCCGGTTATATGGCACCAGCAGCTGCTTCACCCTATGGTACTGCTGCAGATTATGGTTATGCAGCTAATGCTTATGATGCATATGGTGCATATGGTGGATATGACTACTCTGCGATTGGTTATGGAGGAggaggtggtggtggcggcggcggtggtggtggtggttatCCAGCACAAGCCTATGGAGGTGGCAAATATCGAGAAACAACATATCCTCGACATGCGCCTTACTGA
- the LOC132943236 gene encoding ADP-ribosylation factor-like protein 4A, which translates to MGANMGKSSASLLDALPTPQSHLHVVMLGLDSAGKTTALYRLKFNQYLNTVPTIGFNCEKVKGTVGRARGQTFLVWDVGGQEKLRPLWKSYTRCTDGILFVVDSVDVERMEEAKMELARTARAPENTGVPILVLANKQDLPAARDSAELERLLGLNELNHLWHIQAACAITGDGLQEGLDALYDMILKRRKLAKQVKKKTR; encoded by the exons ATGGGGGCCAACATGGGTAAGAGTTCAGCGTCTTTGCTGGATGCACTCCCTACACCACAAAGTCATTTGCATGTAGTCATGTTGGGCCTAGACAGTGCTGGTAAGACTACAGCTCTCTACAGACTTAAATTCAACCAGTACCTGAATACAGTTCCTACAATTGGGTTTAACTGTGAAAAAGTAAAAGGAACTGTCGGTAGAGCCCGAGGTCAAACATTTCTTGTGTGGGACGTTGGCGGACAAGAAAAACTTCGACCATTATGGAAAAGTTATActag gtgTACTGATGGTATATTATTCGTTGTGGACAGTGTAGATGTAGAACGGATGGAAGAAGCAAAAATGGAACTAGCCCGCACAGCGAGAGCTCCAGAAAACACAGGCGTACCAATTTTAGTATTAGCAAATAAACAAGATTTGCCAGCAGCACGAGACTCAGCAGAATTAGAAAGACTTTTAGGTCTAAATGAACTTAATCATTTGTGGCATATTCAAGCTGCTTGTGCTATAACTGGGGATGGTCTTCAAGAAGGTTTGGATGCGctttatgatatgatattaaaacGCAGAAAATTAGCTAAACAAGTGAAAAAGAAAACTCGATAA